A genomic region of Arvicola amphibius chromosome 7, mArvAmp1.2, whole genome shotgun sequence contains the following coding sequences:
- the LOC119818784 gene encoding olfactory receptor-like protein OLF1 translates to MEFRIENYTLVTEFILLGFPTRPALQVVFFLVFLTLYGMILTGNIGLMLLIRTDPHLQTPMYFFLSNLSFVDLCYSSVIVPNMLVNFLSAKKSISYIGCALQFYFFCTFADTESFILAAMAYDRYVAICNPLLYTVAMSRNLCIWLVVLSYVGGNMSSLVHTSFAFILKYCDKNVINHFFCDLPPLLKLSCTDTSINEWLLSTYGSSVEVICFIVIIVSYFFILLSVLKIRSTSGRKKTFSTCASHLTSVAIYQGTLLFIYSRPSSLYSPSTDKIISVFYTIIIPVLNPLIYSLRNKDVKDATKKALRFKARTQ, encoded by the coding sequence ATGGAGTTCAGAATTGAAAACTACACTTTGGTCACTGAATTCATCTTATTAGGTTTCCCAACAAGACCTGCTCTCCAGGTGgttttcttccttgtgtttctgACATTGTATGGCATGATTTTAACAGGGAATATCGGCTTGATGTTGTTAATTAGGACAGACCCACATCTTCAAACCCCTATGTACTTTTTCCTTAGCAACCTTTCCTTTGTAGACCTGTGCTACTCCTCAGTAATTGTTCCCAACATGCTAGTCAATTTTCTCTCAGCAAAGAAATCTATTTCTTACATTGGCTGTGCTCtccagttttatttcttctgtacATTTGCGGATACTGAGTCCTTTATCCTGGCTGccatggcctatgatcgctaCGTTGCCATCTGCAATCCTTTGCTGTACACAGTTGCAATGTCCAGGAACCTGTGCATATGGTTGGTCGTGTTGTCATATGTTGGCGGCAACATGAGTTCACTGGTTCACACGTCTTTTGCCTTCATTCTAAAATATTGCGACAAAAATGTCATCAATCATTTCTTCTGTGACCTCCCTCCTCTGCTGAAGCTTTCCTGCACGGACACATCCATTAACGAATGGCTGCTTTCCACATATGGGAGTTCTGTGGAGGTCATCTGCTTCATCGTCATCATCGTCTCCTACTTCTTCATCCTTCTCTCCGTCTTGAAGATCCGCTCTACaagtgggaggaagaaaactTTCTCCACCTGTGCCTCTCACCTCACCTCCGTGGCCATCTACCAGGGCACGCTGCTCTTCATTTATTCTCGGCCCAGCTCCCTCTATTCCCCCAGTACTGATAAAATCATCTCAGTATTCTACACCATCATCATCCCAGTACTCAACCCACTGATTTACAGTTTGAGAAATAAAGATGTAAAAGATGCCACCAAGAAGGCTCTAAGATTTAAGGCACGAACTCAATGA
- the LOC119819238 gene encoding olfactory receptor 5W2-like: MDKGNCSSLPEFLLLGITTNPDTKVVIFTTFLTVYLVILLTNIGIIILIRMDSQLQTPMYFFLSHLSFSDLCYSSAVGPKMLMDIFAKNKTIPFVGCALQFFFVCIFIDVECVLLAVMAFDRYKAISNPLMYAVEMSSRVCYQFLFGVYLVGMTDALIHTTLTFRLCFCGSNEINHFFCDIPPILLISCSDTQINELVIFTIFGFIELSTISGVLVSYCYIILSVLKIRSAEGRFKAFSTCTSHLTAVAIFQGTLLFTYFQPSSSYSLDQDKLTSLFYTLVIPMLNPLIYSLRNKDVKEALQKLRNKRCLK, encoded by the coding sequence atggaCAAGGGGAACTGCTCCTCATTACCTGAATTTCTCCTCTTGGGAATTACAACTAACCCTGACACGAAAGTAGTAATATTTACTACGTTCCTAACTGTTTATCTTGTTATTCTTCTGACCAATATTGGAATCATCATTTTGATCAGAATGGATTCCCAGCTTCAAACACCAATGTACTTTTTTCTCAgccacctctctttctctgatcTCTGCTATTCCTCCGCAGTTGGGCCCAAGATGTTGATGGACATTTTTGCGAAGAACAAAACTATTCCTTTTGTTGGTTGTGCcttgcaatttttttttgtctgtatctTTATAGATGTTGAGTGTGTGTTGCTGGCAGTGATGGCCTTTGATCGCTACAAGGCCATCAGCAATCCCTTGATGTATGCTGTAGAGATGTCCAGTAGGGTTTGCTACCAATTCCTATTTGGAGTTTACCTTGTAGGAATGACAGATGCTTTGATACATACAACATTAACATTTCGCTTGTGTTTCTGTGGTTCAAATGAGATTAATCATTTCTTCTGTGATATACCTCCTATCCTATTAATATCTTGCTCTGATACACAGATCAATGAATTAGTGATATTCACCATTTTTGGATTTATTGAGCTGAGCACCATCTCAGGAGTCCTCGTCTCCTACTGTTATATCATCTTATCTGTCTTGAAGATCCGTTCTGCTGAGGGAAGGTTCAAGGCTTTTTCCACCTGCACCTCTCACCTGACTGCAGTTGCAATTTTTCAGGGAACATTACTCTTTACATATTTCCAGCCAAGTTCTTCTTATTCTCTAGATCAAGACAaattgacttctctgttttacaCTCTGGTGATTCCCATGCTGAACCCTCTGATTTACAGCCTGAGAAACAAAGATGTGAAAGAGGCTTTGCAAAAACTGAGAAACAAAAGGTGcttaaaataa
- the LOC119819300 gene encoding olfactory receptor 5W2-like: MDVENCSLLPEFFLLGISSNPDMKGVLFVVFLVVYLIILLSNVGMILLIRMDSQLHTPMYFFLSHLAFSDLSYSTAVGPKMLLDLLAENNPISFVACFLQFLLVCVFIDIECMLLAVMAFDRYKAISNPLMYAVDMSSRVCYQFLTAIYLLGTIDGLIHTSLAFSLCFCGSTYINQFFCDFPAVLLLSCSDTQVNELVLFTLFGFIELSTISGVLISYCYIISSVLKISSAGGRSKAFSTCASHLTAVGIFQGTMLFMYFRPSSAYSLDQDKMTSVFYLLIIPMINPLIYSLRNKDVKEALAKLRNKMWL; the protein is encoded by the coding sequence ATGGATGTGGAAAACTGCTCTTTATTACCCGAATTTTTTCTCCTGGGAATTTCCAGTAACCCTGACATGAAAGGggttttatttgttgtgtttctTGTTGTTTATCTTATTATTCTGCTGTCAAATGTTGGAATGATCCTTTTGATCAGAATGGATTCCCAGCTTCATACAccaatgtacttcttcctcagtcACCTTGCCTTCTCTGACTTATCATATTCCACGGCAGTGGGACCAAAGATGCTGTTGGACCTTCTCGCAGAGAATAATCCAATCTCCTTTGTAGCCTGCTTCCTGCAATTCTTATTAGTATGTGTCTTTATAGATATTGAGTGCATGCTTCTGGCAGTGATGGCCTTTGATAGGTACAAAGCTATCAGCAACCCTCTGATGTATGCTGTGGACATGTCCAGTAGAGTTTGTTACCAGTTCTTAACTGCAATTTATCTGTTGGGAACTATAGATGGCTTGATACATACCTCATTGGCATTCAGCTTATGTTTCTGTGGCTCAACATATATTAATCAATTCTTCTGTGATTTTCCTGCTGTTTTATTGCTTTCCTGTTCTGATACACAGGTCAATGAACTGGTATTGTTCACCCTTTTTGGTTTCATTGAACTGAGCACTATCTCAGGGGTCCTTATCTCCTACTGCTACATTATCTCCTCAGTCTTAAAGATCAGCTCTGCTGGGGGTCGTTCCAAGGCTTTCtctacctgtgcctcccacctgACTGCAGTTGGGATTTTCCAGGGGACCATGCTCTTCATGTATTTCAGACCtagctctgcctactctctagACCAAGACAAAATGACATCAGTCTTTTACCTCCTCATTATCCCCATGATAAACCCTCTGATTTACAGCTTGAGGAACAAGGATGTGAAAGAAGCCCTGGCCAAGCTCAGAAATAAAATGTGGCTTTAA
- the LOC119819292 gene encoding olfactory receptor 5W2-like produces the protein MDKRNCSSAPEFLLLGISNKPEMKVTLFIVFLIVYLTILLTNLGMITLIRTDTQLHTPMYFFLSHLSLSDLCYSTAVGPKMLVDLLGENSISFVGCFLQLLIVSIFIDVECMLLAVMAFDRYKAISNPLMYAVDMSSRVCCQFLTGIYLIGTIDGFIHTSLAFSLCFCGSTQINHFFCDLPPVLLLSCSDTQLNELVLFALFGFIELSTIAGVLISYCYIISSVVKISSAGGWFKAFSTCASHLTAVGIFQGTMLFMYFRPSSAYSLDQDKMTSVFYLLIIPMINPLIYSLRNKDVKEALSRLRHKRLL, from the coding sequence ATGGACAAGAGAAACTGCTCATCTGCACCCGAatttcttctgttgggaattagCAACAAGCCAGAGATGAAAGTAACTTTGTTCATAGTATTTCTGATTGTTTACCTTACTATTCTTCTGACAAATCTAGGAATGATCACATTAATCAGAACGGATACTCAGCTTCACACAccaatgtacttcttcctcagccatcTCTCTTTGTCTGACCTCTGCTATTCCACTGCAGTTGGCCCCAAGATGCTAGTAGACCTTCTTGGAGAAAATTCAATTTCCTTTGTTGGCTGTTTTCTCCAACTCTTGATTGTCTCTATTTTTATAGATGTTGAGTGCATGCTTCTGGCAGTGATGGCCTTTGATAGATACAAAGCCATCAGCAACCCTCTGATGTATGCTGTGGACATGTCCAGTAGAGTTTGTTGTCAGTTCTTAACTGGAATTTACCTGATAGGAACTATAGATGGCTTCATACATACCTCATTGGCATTCAGCTTATGTTTCTGTGGTTCTACTCAGATTAATCACTTCTTTTGTGATTTACCTCCAGTCCTACTTCTTTCCTGCTCTGACACACAGCTCAATGAACTTGTATTATTCgctctttttggttttattgaaTTGAGCACCATTGCAGGAGTCCTCATTTCTTACTGCTACATCATCTCATCTGTGGTAAAGATCAGCTCTGCTGGGGGATGGTTCAAGGCTTTCtctacctgtgcctcccacctgACTGCAGTTGGGATTTTCCAGGGGACCATGCTCTTCATGTATTTTAGACCtagctctgcctactctctagACCAAGACAAAATGACATCAGTCTTTTACCTCCTTATTATCCCCATGATAAACCCTCTGATTTACAGCTTGAGGAACAAGGATGTAAAAGAAGCCTTGAGCAGGCTCAGACATAAAAGATTactttaa
- the LOC119819179 gene encoding olfactory receptor 1019-like — protein MTLENVTVFPEFVFLGLSSRQDMQHALFVFFFLVYGLTVIANLGMILLIKLDPKLHTPMYYFLSNLSFCDVCYSSTVSPKMLADFLSEQKRITYSLCAVQMYFFGAFADVECLMLAVMAYDRYVAICNPLLYTIAMSKKVCIQLVTVAYVVGLVDSAIHTCCTFRLSFCNSNIINHFFCDIPPLLALSCSDTSINEIVMFTFIGCVVGCSVLTVLLSYCYIIATVCRMNSAEGRQKAFSTCASHLTAVAIFHGTLLFMYFRPSSSYSMDTDKIASVFYTVVIPMLNPLIYSLRNKDVKGALKKALSINLKAG, from the coding sequence ATGACACTTGAGAACGTCACCGTCTTTCCTGAATTCGTCTTCTTAGGACTCTCTAGCAGACAGGATATGCAACATGccctctttgtcttcttcttcctaGTTTATGGCCTAACTGTAATTGCTAATCTAGGGATGATCCTGCTGATCAAGCTGGATCCCAAGCTGCACACACCTATGTACTATTTCCTGAGCAATCTGTCCTTCTGTGATGTCTGCTACTCCTCCACAGTCTCTCCCAagatgcttgctgatttcttgtCTGAACAGAAGAGGATAActtacagtttgtgtgctgttcaaatgtatttttttggAGCTTTTGCAGATGTAGAATGTCTCATGTTGGCTgtcatggcctatgaccgttACGTTGCCATCTGCAATCCACTGCTCTATACGATTGCAATGTCTAAGAAGGTCTGTATCCAGCTCGTGACTGTCGCCTATGTGGTAGGCTTAGTGGACTCAGCAATCCACACATGCTGCACATTCCGACTGTCCTTCTGTAATTCAAATATCATCAACCACTTTTTCTGTGACATTCCACCTTTGCTGGCCCTGTCCTGCTCAGACACGTCCATCAATGAGATAGTGATGTTCACTTTCATTGGCTGTGTCGTTGGGTGCAGCGTCCTCACAGTCCTTCTCTCCTACTGCTACATCATAGCTACCGTCTGCAGGATGAACTCTGCCGAGGGCAGACAAAAGGCATTTTCGACATGCGCCTCCCACCTCACGGCTGTGGCTATTTTTCACGGTACTCTTCTTTTCATGTACTTCCGACCCAGCTCAAGTTACTCAATGGATACCGACAAAATAGCCTCTGTTTTCTACACAGTTGTGATTCCTATGTTAAACCCACTAATCTACAGTTTAAGAAATAAGGATGTGAAAGGGGCTCTGAAGAAAGCATTGAGTATTAACTTGAAGGCTGGGTGA